In Nocardioides sp. JQ2195, a genomic segment contains:
- a CDS encoding SDR family NAD(P)-dependent oxidoreductase, translated as MTALLLTPVARLQRRVVRPVARRLAPRSSRARSPLAGRTVLVTGASSGIGEATAYAVARRGAHVVLVARRGEELERVAARVRADGGTASAYAVDLSDLDAVGDLVERVLAEQGPVHYLVNNAGRSIRRSLELSYDRLHDFERTMALNYFAPVRLVLGLLPAMRAQGFGHVVNVGTWGTQVKAPKYAAYIASKTALDIFSRIAGRETWDDDVTFTNMRFSLVRTAMVAPTDAYAKLPALTPERAARRVVHALEDRPLTVNTLPGAVAEIVNLVAPRLSDLLFAASDRRFPDSAAARGTTS; from the coding sequence GTGACCGCCCTTCTCCTCACTCCCGTCGCCCGCCTCCAGCGCCGCGTGGTCAGGCCCGTCGCCCGCCGGCTGGCCCCACGCTCCTCCCGGGCGAGGAGCCCCTTGGCCGGTCGCACCGTCCTCGTCACCGGGGCCTCCTCCGGCATCGGTGAGGCCACGGCGTACGCCGTCGCGCGGCGCGGCGCCCACGTCGTGCTGGTGGCCCGACGGGGCGAGGAGCTGGAGCGCGTCGCGGCGCGGGTCCGCGCCGACGGTGGCACCGCATCGGCGTACGCCGTCGACCTGAGCGACCTCGACGCCGTGGGCGACCTGGTGGAGCGGGTGCTGGCCGAGCAGGGCCCGGTGCACTACCTGGTCAACAACGCCGGCCGCTCGATACGGCGGTCGCTGGAGCTCTCCTACGACCGCCTGCACGACTTCGAGCGGACGATGGCCCTCAACTACTTCGCGCCGGTGCGCCTGGTCCTGGGACTGCTGCCGGCGATGCGGGCCCAGGGCTTCGGCCACGTGGTGAACGTCGGCACCTGGGGCACCCAGGTGAAGGCACCGAAGTACGCCGCCTACATCGCGTCGAAGACCGCGCTCGACATCTTCTCCCGCATCGCCGGGCGGGAGACGTGGGACGACGACGTGACGTTCACCAACATGCGCTTCTCGTTGGTGCGCACCGCGATGGTGGCGCCCACGGACGCCTACGCGAAGCTTCCGGCGCTGACGCCCGAGCGGGCCGCCCGCAGGGTGGTCCACGCGTTGGAGGACCGACCGCTCACCGTGAACACGCTCCCGGGTGCCGTGGCCGAGATCGTCAACCTGGTCGCTCCGAGGCTCTCGGACCTCCTGTTCGCCGCGTCCGACCGCAGGTTCCCGGACTCGGCTGCGGCCCGCGGCACCACGTCCTGA
- a CDS encoding glycerol-3-phosphate dehydrogenase/oxidase, with the protein MTQPGAISPQSRTDALEALAASADHGAELDVLVVGGGVVGAGTALDSVTRGLSTGLIEQRDFASGTSSRSSKLIHGGLRYLEMLDFGLVREALEERGLLLTRLAPHLVRPVPFLYPLHKSIERPYVGAGLVLYDAMAMAGKYDMGVPKHKHLFRRQVARIAPDLRTESMTGAIRYYDCQVDDARLVMTIARTAATHGAHVATRTKVVGFVREGERVVGVRAKDLETGREIEVRARVVVNAAGVWTDEIQEMVGGRGSLNVQASKGIHLVVPRDRIRSEAGFITKTEKSVLFVIPWGRHWIIGTTDTAWDLDKAHPAASKADIDYLLAHVNTILREPLDHDDVEGVYAGLRPLLRGESEPTSRISREHTVVTPVPGLVMIAGGKLTTYRVMARDAIDAAAHSLKTTVNLTVRDSITDRVPLVGADGFETRSNQRVLLARRSGLHVARIDHLLGRYGGLVDDLLALVAERPELAQPLEGAEDYLAAEVVHAVTHEGAQHLDDVLTRRTRISIEMFDRGVAAAPQVADLMGAELGWDDGRRHEEVDHYLRRVEAERQSQAKLTDQEADEARVKVADIV; encoded by the coding sequence ATGACCCAGCCCGGGGCCATCAGCCCGCAGTCCCGCACCGACGCCCTCGAAGCCTTGGCGGCCTCGGCCGACCACGGCGCCGAGCTCGACGTGCTCGTGGTCGGCGGGGGAGTGGTGGGCGCCGGCACCGCCTTGGACTCCGTCACCCGCGGCCTGTCCACGGGCCTGATCGAGCAACGTGACTTCGCCTCCGGCACGTCGAGTCGCAGCAGCAAGCTGATCCACGGTGGCCTGCGCTACCTGGAGATGCTCGACTTCGGCCTCGTGCGTGAGGCGCTCGAGGAGCGCGGCCTGCTCCTGACCCGGCTGGCTCCCCACCTGGTCCGCCCGGTGCCCTTCCTCTACCCGTTGCACAAGAGCATCGAGCGGCCCTACGTCGGCGCCGGGCTGGTGCTCTACGACGCGATGGCGATGGCCGGCAAGTACGACATGGGCGTGCCGAAGCACAAGCACCTCTTCCGCCGCCAGGTCGCCCGCATCGCGCCAGACCTGAGGACCGAGTCGATGACCGGGGCGATCCGCTACTACGACTGCCAGGTCGACGATGCGCGGTTGGTGATGACGATCGCGCGCACAGCGGCCACGCACGGCGCCCACGTGGCCACCCGCACCAAGGTGGTCGGCTTCGTCCGCGAGGGCGAGCGCGTGGTCGGAGTGAGGGCGAAGGACCTCGAGACCGGGCGTGAGATCGAGGTCCGCGCCCGGGTGGTGGTCAACGCTGCCGGGGTCTGGACCGACGAGATCCAGGAGATGGTCGGTGGGCGAGGATCGCTCAACGTCCAAGCCAGCAAGGGGATCCACCTCGTCGTCCCCCGGGACCGGATCCGTTCCGAGGCGGGATTCATCACCAAGACCGAGAAGTCGGTGCTGTTCGTGATCCCGTGGGGGCGGCACTGGATCATCGGCACCACCGACACCGCCTGGGACCTCGACAAGGCCCACCCCGCGGCGTCGAAGGCCGACATCGACTACCTGCTCGCCCACGTGAACACCATCCTGCGCGAACCACTCGACCACGACGACGTCGAGGGCGTCTACGCAGGGTTGCGACCGCTGCTGCGGGGCGAGTCGGAGCCGACGTCACGGATCTCCCGTGAGCACACGGTCGTCACGCCGGTGCCCGGCCTGGTGATGATCGCCGGCGGCAAGCTCACGACCTACCGCGTGATGGCCAGGGACGCGATCGACGCCGCCGCGCACTCGCTGAAGACCACGGTGAACCTGACCGTGCGCGACTCGATCACCGACCGGGTGCCGCTGGTGGGCGCCGACGGCTTCGAGACCCGGTCCAACCAGCGGGTCCTGCTGGCTCGGCGCAGTGGGTTGCACGTGGCGCGCATCGACCACCTCCTCGGCCGGTACGGCGGGTTGGTCGACGACCTGCTGGCCCTGGTCGCGGAGCGTCCCGAGCTGGCTCAACCGCTCGAGGGCGCCGAGGACTACCTGGCTGCCGAGGTGGTGCACGCGGTGACCCACGAGGGCGCGCAGCACCTCGACGACGTCCTGACCCGGCGTACGCGCATCTCGATCGAGATGTTCGACCGCGGAGTGGCTGCGGCCCCGCAGGTGGCCGACCTGATGGGGGCCGAGCTGGGGTGGGACGACGGCCGGCGCCACGAGGAGGTCGACCACTACCTGCGCCGGGTCGAGGCCGAGCGGCAGAGCCAGGCCAAGCTCACCGACCAGGAGGCCGACGAGGCGCGGGTCAAGGTCGCCGACATCGTCTGA